A section of the Ranitomeya imitator isolate aRanImi1 chromosome 7, aRanImi1.pri, whole genome shotgun sequence genome encodes:
- the LOC138645316 gene encoding ras-related protein Rap1-like, whose protein sequence is MSISVQSSGTVRLVFMGAAGVGKTSLIQQLLYDHFEPRHRRTVEEVYCLDPEPNALQLRIEIVDTSGSYSFPAMQKLRIQQGDAFALVFSLADLESFQEVERLREEILQIKGETDVPIVVIGNKTDLFPGVESDAGQLMALQAAATAELQWDSGYVETSAKSNQKVQDVFEELLRRVNLPCLLSPALERRRASAQPEPRRKQPRRKQQNCILS, encoded by the coding sequence ATGTCCATCTCGGTGCAATCCAGCGGCACAGTGCGCCTGGTCTTCATGGGTGCTGCCGGCGTGGGCAAGACTTCCTTGATCCAGCAGTTGCTATATGACCATTTCGAACCCCGACACCGGCGCACGGTGGAAGAGGTCTACTGCCTGGACCCGGAGCCCAACGCCCTCCAATTACGCATAGAAATTGTGGACACCAGCGGCAGCTACTCCTTCCCCGCCATGCAGAAGCTTCGCATCCAACAAGGTGATGCCTTCGCCTTGGTCTTCTCGCTGGCCGACCTAGAGTCCTTCCAAGAAGTGGAGAGGCTACGGGAAGAGATCCTCCAAATCAAGGGGGAGACCGACGTACCCATCGTGGTCATTGGAAACAAGACGGACTTGTTCCCCGGCGTGGAATCAGACGCCGGGCAGCTTATGGCGCTACAGGCTGCTGCAACTGCAGAACTGCAATGGGACAGCGGCTACGTAGAGACCTCAGCCAAGAGCAACCAAAAAGTACAGGACGTTTTTGAGGAACTCTTACGCAGGGTTAACCTGCCATGTCTACTGAGCCCTGCGCTAGAGCGACGCAGAGCCAGCGCACAGCCAGAACCCCGGAGGAAGCAACCTCGCCGGAAGCAGCAGAACTGTATCTTGTCCTAG